In a genomic window of Diadema setosum chromosome 3, eeDiaSeto1, whole genome shotgun sequence:
- the LOC140246598 gene encoding histone H2B.1, embryonic-like gives MAPPSGQVAKKGSKKAAKAPRPNADKKRHTGISSRAMSIMNSFVNDIFERIAAEAARLGQYNKKSTISSREVQTAVRLLLPGELAKHAVSEGTKAVTKYTTSK, from the exons ATGGCTCCTCCATCCGGACAAGTTGCCAAGAAGGGTTCCAAGAAAGCTGCCAAGGCTCCCCGGCCCAATGCCGACAAGAAGAGgc atactggaatttcGAGTCGCGCCATGTCCATCATGAACAGCTTCGTCAACGACATTTTCGAACGCATCGCCGCCGAAGCTGCACGTCTCGGTCAGTACAACAAGAAGTCGACCATCAGCAGCCGTGAAGTGCAGACCGCAGTGCGCCTCCTTCTCCCCGGAGAACTGGCAAAGCACGCCGTCAGCGAGGGCACCAAAGCTGTCACCAAGTACACTACATCCAAGTAG